A stretch of Bradyrhizobium sp. CCBAU 53338 DNA encodes these proteins:
- a CDS encoding cytochrome P450: MNIASVRRPIIPPTPPRAPDNLSFFGRLAVIRQNMIATWGQRAYEEEIIQGRFFLHKSFILNQPDAIRHVLLSNYENYSRTPAGIRMLRPVLGEGLLLAEGHAWTHQRRTLAPAFTPRATANLVPHMTAVLDETIAKLDARTNEPIDLREIMQRMTLEIAGRTMFSFGMDRHGPTLRNFVMEYGERLGRAYFLDMVLPVSWPTPMDRARARFRTRWTEFVARLIAERRAAGKKDGAPPRDLFDLMDESRDPETGKGFSDEQLVDEVATMILAGHETTATALFWALYLLALDPDTQEEVASETRGEHLDSMADIDRQKFTRAVIEETMRLYPPAFLVARAARDKDNVAGAEVSRGDIIMIAPWLLHRHEKLWDQPNAFIPKRFMSKEPPDRFAYLPFGAGPRVCIGAPFAQAESVLALARLIGAFRIELADEAPVIPYGVVTTQPDHSPMFRITRR; the protein is encoded by the coding sequence ATGAATATCGCCAGCGTGCGTCGGCCCATCATCCCTCCGACCCCACCGCGCGCGCCGGACAATTTGTCATTCTTCGGCCGGCTTGCGGTGATCCGGCAGAACATGATTGCGACCTGGGGGCAGCGCGCCTACGAGGAAGAGATCATCCAGGGCCGCTTCTTCCTGCACAAGAGCTTCATCCTGAATCAGCCGGATGCGATCCGGCATGTGCTGCTCAGCAATTACGAGAACTACTCGCGGACGCCGGCGGGCATCCGCATGCTGCGGCCGGTGCTCGGTGAGGGTCTTCTGCTCGCCGAGGGCCACGCCTGGACGCATCAGCGCAGGACGCTCGCGCCCGCCTTCACCCCGCGCGCGACCGCAAACCTCGTTCCGCACATGACGGCGGTGCTCGACGAGACCATCGCGAAGCTGGATGCGCGCACGAACGAGCCGATCGATCTGCGCGAGATCATGCAGCGCATGACGCTGGAGATTGCCGGACGCACGATGTTCTCGTTCGGTATGGATCGGCATGGCCCGACCTTGCGCAACTTCGTCATGGAATATGGCGAACGGCTCGGACGGGCTTATTTCCTCGACATGGTGCTGCCGGTGTCCTGGCCGACGCCGATGGATCGGGCGCGCGCCCGCTTCCGTACGCGCTGGACCGAATTCGTCGCGAGGCTGATCGCCGAGCGGCGGGCAGCGGGCAAGAAGGACGGCGCCCCACCGCGCGATCTGTTCGATCTCATGGACGAGTCGCGGGACCCTGAAACCGGCAAGGGCTTTTCCGACGAGCAACTCGTCGACGAGGTCGCAACCATGATCCTGGCGGGTCACGAGACCACCGCGACCGCCTTGTTCTGGGCGCTCTATCTGCTGGCGCTCGATCCCGACACGCAGGAGGAGGTTGCCTCCGAGACCCGCGGCGAGCATCTCGACAGCATGGCCGATATCGATCGCCAAAAATTCACCCGCGCCGTGATCGAAGAGACCATGCGGCTGTATCCACCTGCGTTCCTTGTTGCGCGGGCCGCGCGCGACAAGGACAACGTCGCTGGCGCCGAGGTGAGCAGGGGCGACATCATCATGATCGCGCCCTGGCTGCTGCACCGGCACGAGAAGCTGTGGGATCAGCCGAACGCGTTCATCCCAAAACGCTTCATGTCGAAAGAGCCGCCCGATCGCTTTGCCTATCTGCCGTTCGGCGCAGGCCCGCGCGTTTGTATCGGCGCGCCGTTCGCGCAGGCCGAATCCGTGCTGGCGCTGGCGCGGCTGATCGGCGCGTTCCGCATCGAGCTGGCGGACGAGGCGCCGGTCATTCCATATGGCGTCGTCACGACCCAGCCGGACCATTCACCCATGTTCCGTATCACGCGCCGATGA
- a CDS encoding adenylate/guanylate cyclase domain-containing protein: MSDIQAQFSVLKQTADPVVVEAIAELIANGHDRDLNRINALDFADRTGLDQEKVISGLLHASRLGLFDMSWNVLCPGCGGVLGAHATLKSLKHEDYNCALCAAGYEASVDEMVEVAFTVSPRVRRIGAHDPDTLPIWEYVRQMFWSSGVDINEEAFSRLINEVTLEALELPAGEKAILSLNLPSQFIIVFEPVTHSAHFLDVQGDPTSERQQLSIMFNKLEAPTGTTVVRPGPLRLTLENQSGNRVLPSVWIAADALHEMIGKRKPILTAKRMLSNQTFRDVFKADNLNVDQRLKITSLTFLFTDLKGSTALYERVGDLSAFDLVRAHFRALLEIIAAEKGAVVKTIGDAVMATFVRPEHAITAGLRMRAAMDDLNKQRGANDLVLKIGIHEGPCLAVMLNERQDYFGQTVNIAARVQSLSTAQEIHITGPVLDAPAVAEILHRREIKPIQKRAALRGIADKMVVYEIP; encoded by the coding sequence ATGAGCGACATCCAGGCCCAGTTTTCCGTTCTGAAGCAGACCGCCGATCCGGTCGTCGTCGAGGCCATCGCCGAGTTGATCGCCAATGGGCATGATCGCGACCTCAATCGCATCAATGCCCTGGATTTTGCCGATCGTACCGGGCTCGATCAGGAGAAGGTCATTTCCGGGCTCCTGCACGCCTCGCGGCTCGGCCTGTTCGACATGAGCTGGAACGTGCTGTGTCCCGGCTGCGGCGGGGTTTTGGGTGCGCATGCGACGCTGAAATCGCTGAAGCACGAGGACTACAATTGCGCGCTCTGTGCAGCCGGATACGAGGCGTCCGTCGACGAGATGGTCGAGGTGGCCTTTACCGTCAGCCCGCGCGTGCGCCGCATCGGTGCTCACGATCCCGACACGTTGCCTATCTGGGAATATGTGCGGCAGATGTTCTGGAGCTCCGGCGTCGACATCAACGAAGAGGCGTTCTCGCGCCTGATCAACGAAGTGACGCTCGAAGCGCTGGAACTGCCCGCCGGCGAAAAGGCGATCCTGTCGCTGAACCTGCCGAGCCAGTTCATCATCGTCTTCGAGCCGGTCACCCATTCCGCCCATTTCCTCGATGTCCAGGGTGATCCGACGAGCGAACGCCAGCAGCTTTCGATCATGTTCAACAAGCTGGAGGCGCCGACGGGGACCACCGTGGTGCGCCCGGGGCCATTGCGACTTACACTCGAAAATCAATCGGGCAATCGCGTATTGCCCTCGGTCTGGATCGCTGCCGACGCGCTGCACGAGATGATCGGCAAGCGCAAGCCGATCCTGACCGCCAAGAGAATGCTGTCGAACCAGACGTTCCGCGACGTCTTCAAGGCCGACAATCTCAACGTCGATCAGCGGTTGAAGATCACGTCGCTGACGTTCCTGTTCACCGACCTGAAGGGTTCGACGGCGCTGTACGAGCGGGTCGGCGACCTCAGTGCCTTCGACCTGGTGCGGGCGCATTTTCGGGCGCTGCTGGAGATCATCGCCGCCGAGAAAGGCGCCGTCGTGAAGACGATCGGCGATGCCGTCATGGCGACCTTCGTCAGGCCTGAGCATGCAATTACCGCGGGGCTGCGCATGCGCGCGGCGATGGATGATCTCAACAAGCAACGCGGCGCCAACGATCTCGTTCTCAAGATCGGCATCCACGAAGGCCCGTGCCTTGCGGTGATGCTGAACGAGCGGCAGGATTATTTCGGTCAGACCGTCAATATCGCCGCACGCGTACAGAGCCTGTCGACCGCGCAGGAGATCCACATCACCGGCCCGGTGCTGGATGCGCCGGCGGTTGCCGAGATCCTTCATCGGCGCGAGATCAAGCCGATCCAGAAGCGGGCGGCCCTCCGCGGGATCGCCGACAAGATGGTGGTGTACGAGATACCGTGA
- a CDS encoding TerB family tellurite resistance protein, with protein sequence MLDGLRQFIADIVAPHAQDRAFGDSDYRLAATALLVHVVSLDGQPSAAEKGKLHSLIESHFKLDRGTADRLIADATQVEGEAVDLYHFTSVIMRSLDEEGRKRIVQMMWELVYADGQVTEFEDNVVWRASDLLGISQRDRIDLKHAVAGRTGGHVKDGALGG encoded by the coding sequence ATGCTCGACGGCTTGCGCCAATTCATCGCCGACATTGTTGCCCCCCATGCCCAGGACCGCGCCTTCGGCGACAGCGACTACCGGCTTGCGGCCACCGCGCTGCTGGTCCACGTGGTGTCGCTGGACGGGCAGCCGTCGGCCGCCGAAAAGGGCAAGCTGCACAGCCTGATCGAAAGCCATTTCAAGCTCGATCGCGGTACGGCTGACCGGCTGATCGCGGATGCGACCCAGGTCGAGGGCGAGGCGGTTGACCTCTATCACTTCACCAGCGTCATCATGCGCTCGCTCGACGAGGAGGGCCGCAAGCGCATCGTCCAGATGATGTGGGAGCTGGTCTATGCCGACGGCCAGGTCACCGAATTCGAGGACAATGTCGTCTGGCGCGCCTCCGACCTGCTCGGGATTTCCCAGCGCGACCGGATCGATCTCAAGCATGCCGTCGCGGGCCGGACTGGCGGTCACGTCAAGGATGGCGCTCTCGGCGGCTGA
- a CDS encoding SDR family oxidoreductase yields MTERVTLITGASAGIGTELARVFAANGHRLALTARRADRLEALANELTSTCGKKPIVIACDLQQSDAGERIAAALAAEEVELDNLVNNAGFGVFGDAIERDRDEQVGIVDVNVRALTDLSLRFADQLIRNKGGLLNVGSVAGFLPGPGMAVYYASKAYVISLTEALRAELAPRGVRVTVLCPGPVQTEFQGRAGVGAGHDTAILNVPAADVARQAYRGLMANKRAVLPGLGIKIVPFALRFFPRGFILSATSRFQRQRN; encoded by the coding sequence GTGACTGAGCGGGTAACATTGATCACCGGTGCCTCGGCGGGCATCGGCACGGAGCTGGCGCGCGTGTTTGCCGCTAATGGACACCGGCTGGCGCTGACGGCGCGACGCGCCGACCGGCTCGAGGCGCTCGCGAACGAGCTCACCTCCACATGCGGCAAGAAGCCGATCGTGATCGCCTGCGATCTCCAGCAATCGGATGCTGGCGAGCGGATCGCCGCCGCGCTCGCCGCCGAAGAGGTCGAGCTCGACAATCTCGTCAACAATGCCGGCTTCGGCGTGTTCGGCGATGCCATCGAGCGCGACCGCGACGAGCAGGTCGGTATTGTCGACGTCAACGTCCGGGCCCTGACCGATCTGTCGCTGCGCTTCGCCGATCAGCTCATCAGGAACAAGGGCGGCCTGCTCAATGTCGGCTCCGTCGCGGGCTTCCTGCCGGGCCCCGGCATGGCCGTGTACTACGCGTCCAAGGCCTATGTGATTTCGCTCACCGAGGCATTGCGGGCGGAGCTCGCGCCGCGCGGCGTTCGCGTCACCGTGCTCTGCCCGGGGCCGGTGCAGACCGAATTCCAGGGACGCGCCGGCGTCGGCGCCGGGCATGATACGGCCATTCTCAACGTCCCGGCTGCCGACGTCGCGCGGCAGGCCTATCGCGGGCTGATGGCGAACAAAAGGGCAGTGCTGCCAGGGCTCGGCATCAAGATTGTGCCGTTCGCGCTGCGCTTCTTCCCGCGCGGCTTCATCCTGTCTGCCACCAGCCGGTTCCAGCGACAGAGGAATTGA
- a CDS encoding glutamine amidotransferase: MSFRTNRFGGAELVPFPRRTPSAIASEPLLPVLIVLHQESSTPGRVGNALRALGHRLDIRRPRFGDPLPDTLDRHAGAVMFGGPMSANDSDDYIRREIDWIEIPLREQRPFLGICLGAQMLAMQLGARVAPHAQALTQIGYYPIRPTQAGHALCPDWPAQVYHWHREGFQLPRGAELLAEGDDFPIQAFRTGNAFGVQFHPDVTYAMMHCWTTRGYDGLSAPGARERHHHFADRAVYDAAERAWLDHFIDGWLARRPVLAQAAE, from the coding sequence ATGTCGTTTCGGACCAACAGGTTTGGTGGCGCGGAATTGGTGCCCTTCCCCCGAAGGACGCCGAGCGCGATCGCCTCCGAACCCCTCCTCCCGGTTCTGATCGTCCTGCATCAGGAATCCTCGACGCCCGGCCGCGTCGGTAACGCACTGCGCGCGCTCGGCCATCGTCTCGATATCCGCAGACCGCGCTTCGGCGATCCCCTGCCCGATACGCTCGACCGGCATGCCGGGGCCGTGATGTTCGGCGGTCCCATGAGCGCCAATGATTCGGACGACTACATCCGCCGCGAGATCGACTGGATCGAAATTCCGCTTCGCGAGCAGCGGCCGTTCCTCGGCATTTGCCTCGGTGCGCAGATGCTGGCGATGCAGCTCGGCGCGCGCGTCGCGCCGCATGCGCAGGCGCTGACCCAGATCGGCTACTACCCGATCCGCCCCACACAGGCCGGTCACGCGTTGTGTCCGGACTGGCCGGCTCAGGTCTATCATTGGCACCGCGAAGGATTTCAGCTGCCGCGCGGCGCCGAATTGCTGGCGGAAGGCGATGACTTTCCGATCCAGGCGTTCCGTACGGGCAATGCCTTCGGCGTGCAGTTTCATCCCGACGTGACCTACGCCATGATGCATTGCTGGACCACGCGCGGCTATGACGGTCTCAGCGCGCCCGGCGCGCGCGAGCGGCACCATCATTTTGCAGACCGCGCAGTCTACGACGCTGCGGAACGCGCCTGGCTCGATCATTTCATCGATGGTTGGCTGGCGCGCCGGCCGGTGCTGGCGCAAGCCGCCGAGTAA
- a CDS encoding enoyl-CoA hydratase, which yields MAYEHILYEVSDKIATITLNRPDRMNAWTPIMERDVRHAMEASSADDNVRVIVLTGAGRAFCAGADMDALKGLDPNDVRRASNLPPFDMNRRPDWQTRYGFYPSIGKPVIAMLNGATAGIGLVHALYCDLRFAADNAVFTTAFARRGLIAEHGISWMLPRIVGHANAMDLLLSARRVGSDEALRIGLVNRLCSPEKLREETYAYARDLADFVSPSAMAVIKRQLYEVPFQTLAEATIEANREMMVALNGSDFREGVASFMEKRPPRFTGK from the coding sequence GTGGCTTATGAACACATTCTCTATGAGGTGAGCGACAAGATCGCGACCATCACGCTCAATCGTCCCGATCGCATGAATGCGTGGACGCCCATCATGGAGCGCGACGTGCGTCACGCGATGGAAGCCTCGAGCGCCGACGACAATGTCCGCGTCATCGTGCTGACAGGCGCGGGCCGAGCGTTTTGCGCCGGCGCCGACATGGATGCGCTGAAAGGGCTCGATCCCAACGACGTTAGGCGCGCTTCGAACCTGCCGCCCTTCGACATGAACCGCCGGCCGGACTGGCAGACGCGCTACGGCTTCTATCCGTCGATCGGAAAGCCCGTCATCGCGATGCTCAACGGCGCTACCGCGGGGATCGGTCTGGTCCACGCGCTCTATTGCGACCTGCGCTTTGCCGCCGACAATGCCGTGTTCACGACGGCCTTTGCGCGGCGCGGCCTGATTGCCGAGCACGGCATCAGCTGGATGCTGCCGCGTATCGTCGGTCACGCCAACGCGATGGATCTGCTGCTCTCGGCACGCCGCGTGGGAAGCGACGAGGCGCTGCGAATCGGACTGGTCAACCGGCTCTGCTCGCCCGAAAAGCTGCGTGAGGAGACCTACGCCTATGCCCGCGACCTCGCCGATTTCGTTTCGCCGAGCGCGATGGCCGTGATCAAGCGGCAGCTCTACGAGGTGCCGTTCCAGACGCTCGCCGAGGCCACGATCGAGGCCAACCGGGAGATGATGGTGGCGCTCAACGGCAGTGATTTCAGGGAGGGCGTCGCGAGTTTCATGGAGAAGCGACCGCCGAGGTTTACCGGGAAATAG
- a CDS encoding YggT family protein yields the protein MRPIVFILIQIINLYIYLLIASAILSWLIAFNVVNTRNQFVGAIAEFLYRITEPVLGPIRRRLPSMGGLDISPIVAFFILWLIQLYLAEYVYPNVP from the coding sequence ATGCGCCCGATAGTCTTCATTCTGATCCAGATCATCAATCTCTACATCTATCTGCTGATCGCATCGGCAATCCTGTCCTGGTTGATCGCGTTCAACGTCGTGAACACCCGCAATCAGTTCGTCGGGGCGATCGCGGAGTTTCTCTATCGGATTACCGAACCGGTCCTGGGGCCTATCAGGCGCAGGCTCCCCAGCATGGGCGGTCTCGATATCTCCCCGATCGTCGCCTTCTTCATACTGTGGTTGATCCAGCTCTATCTTGCCGAGTACGTCTATCCGAACGTGCCCTAG
- a CDS encoding DUF167 domain-containing protein, with translation MTEPWRTSTTGVSVALRVTPRGGRDGIDGIEQMSDGRSVLKVRVRAIADGGEANRAVLALLAKSLGVPKASVSLLSGATSRLKQVAIAGDPARLDEALRALASVKSKN, from the coding sequence TTGACCGAACCCTGGCGTACATCCACCACGGGCGTCAGCGTCGCGTTGCGAGTGACTCCGCGTGGCGGACGTGACGGCATCGACGGGATCGAGCAGATGTCCGACGGCCGCAGCGTGCTGAAGGTGCGCGTGCGTGCCATCGCCGATGGCGGCGAGGCCAACCGCGCCGTTCTGGCGTTGCTGGCGAAATCGCTCGGCGTGCCCAAGGCCAGCGTCAGTCTCCTGTCGGGAGCGACGTCGCGGCTGAAGCAGGTGGCCATCGCGGGCGATCCGGCACGACTTGACGAAGCACTGCGCGCGCTCGCGTCGGTCAAATCGAAGAATTAG
- the folD gene encoding bifunctional methylenetetrahydrofolate dehydrogenase/methenyltetrahydrofolate cyclohydrolase FolD: protein MTAKIIDGKVIAADLRARVAEEVARVKRDHNLVPGLAVVLVGNDPASEVYVRSKHTQTQAAGMASFEHKLPADVSQADLLAVVAKLNRDPSVHGILVQLPLPKGLNTEAVINAIDPAKDVDGLHPNNAGRLAGGFEALSPCTPLGCIILTKSVHPSLEGMSAVVIGRSNLVGRPLVQLLLNENATVTIAHSRSRDLPGIVKQADLVYAAVGRPEMVRGDWLKPGATVIDIGINRIPKDDGKTRLVGDVAYQEALAVAGAVTPVPGGVGQMTVACLLVNTLRAACAIAGLPKPAV, encoded by the coding sequence ATGACGGCCAAGATCATCGACGGAAAAGTCATCGCGGCGGACCTTCGCGCACGCGTCGCCGAGGAAGTCGCCCGCGTCAAGCGCGATCACAATCTGGTGCCGGGCCTCGCCGTGGTCCTGGTCGGCAATGATCCCGCCAGCGAAGTCTATGTCCGCTCCAAGCATACGCAGACCCAGGCGGCCGGCATGGCCTCGTTCGAGCACAAGCTGCCTGCGGACGTCTCGCAGGCAGACTTGCTCGCGGTGGTCGCGAAGCTCAACCGCGATCCCTCCGTACACGGCATCCTCGTGCAGCTGCCGCTTCCCAAGGGCTTGAACACCGAGGCCGTGATCAACGCCATCGATCCCGCCAAGGACGTCGACGGCCTGCATCCGAACAATGCCGGCCGTCTCGCCGGCGGCTTCGAGGCGCTGTCGCCCTGCACGCCGCTGGGCTGCATCATCCTGACCAAGAGCGTTCACCCTTCCCTCGAAGGCATGAGCGCCGTCGTGATCGGCCGCTCCAATCTGGTCGGCCGTCCGCTGGTGCAATTGCTGCTGAACGAGAACGCGACGGTGACGATCGCGCATTCGCGCTCGCGCGACCTGCCTGGGATCGTGAAGCAGGCCGATCTCGTCTATGCCGCGGTCGGCAGGCCCGAGATGGTGCGCGGCGACTGGCTGAAGCCGGGTGCGACCGTGATCGATATCGGCATCAACCGCATTCCGAAGGACGACGGCAAAACCCGCCTCGTCGGCGATGTCGCCTATCAGGAAGCGCTCGCAGTCGCCGGTGCGGTGACGCCGGTGCCGGGCGGCGTCGGCCAGATGACCGTCGCCTGCCTGCTGGTGAATACGCTGCGCGCGGCCTGCGCGATTGCGGGCCTGCCGAAGCCGGCGGTGTAG
- the ppa gene encoding inorganic diphosphatase: MRIDAVSIGKNVPEDVNVIIEVPVGGEPIKYEMDKEAGTLVVDRFLYTPMRYPGNYGFIPHTLSDDGDPCDVLIVNTRAIIPGAVMSVRPVGVLFMEDEAGGDEKILAVPSSKLTQRYDKVRSYSDLPDITLQQIQHFFEHYKDLEKGKWVKITRWGGPEEAQKLILEGIEREKKKKA, encoded by the coding sequence ATGCGTATCGATGCGGTCTCGATCGGGAAAAACGTCCCTGAGGACGTCAACGTCATCATCGAAGTCCCCGTGGGTGGCGAACCGATCAAATACGAGATGGACAAGGAGGCCGGCACGCTGGTGGTCGACCGCTTCCTCTACACGCCGATGCGTTACCCCGGTAACTACGGCTTCATCCCGCACACCCTGTCCGACGACGGCGACCCCTGCGACGTGCTGATCGTCAACACCCGCGCCATCATCCCCGGCGCCGTCATGAGCGTGCGCCCGGTCGGCGTGCTGTTCATGGAAGACGAGGCCGGCGGCGACGAGAAGATCCTGGCGGTGCCGTCGTCGAAGCTGACGCAGCGCTACGACAAGGTGAGGTCGTATTCCGACCTGCCCGACATCACGCTGCAGCAGATCCAGCACTTCTTCGAGCACTACAAGGATCTCGAGAAGGGCAAGTGGGTGAAGATCACGCGCTGGGGCGGTCCCGAGGAAGCGCAGAAGCTGATCCTCGAAGGCATCGAGCGCGAGAAGAAGAAGAAAGCGTGA
- a CDS encoding GNAT family N-acetyltransferase — MSTTLIEVRPAKAADATAVASTHDEAWRSAYQGIIPGAELEKLINRRGPQWWDSAIRKGSRVSVLVFGDKIAGYANYGRNRARSLHFDGEIYELYLRPEFQGLGFGRRLFTAARRDLMQSNLKSMVVWALSDNDPATEFYRALGGRMVARSSERFGPKSLDKVAFAWAN, encoded by the coding sequence ATGAGCACAACCCTGATCGAGGTCCGGCCGGCCAAAGCTGCAGATGCAACTGCGGTGGCGTCCACCCATGACGAAGCGTGGCGTTCTGCCTATCAGGGCATCATTCCCGGCGCCGAGTTGGAAAAGCTGATCAACCGTCGCGGTCCGCAGTGGTGGGACAGCGCAATCCGCAAGGGCAGCCGCGTCAGCGTGCTCGTGTTCGGCGACAAGATCGCGGGCTATGCGAACTACGGCCGCAATCGTGCCCGCAGCCTGCATTTCGACGGCGAGATCTACGAGCTTTACCTGCGTCCGGAATTCCAGGGCCTCGGCTTCGGCCGCCGCCTTTTCACCGCCGCCCGCCGCGACCTCATGCAGAGCAATCTGAAGAGCATGGTGGTGTGGGCGCTTTCGGACAACGATCCCGCCACCGAGTTCTACCGGGCCCTGGGTGGCCGGATGGTGGCGCGCTCCTCGGAGCGATTCGGACCGAAGTCGCTCGACAAGGTCGCCTTCGCCTGGGCCAACTGA
- a CDS encoding dienelactone hydrolase family protein: MRLFNALAFLPLLVLLTASPVCAGVTFGPSEPEGEPLRRQEWRVPSPDTDIAARALLFRPAGAGPFRLAVIAHASTQNVLRRAQMPQPEYRALAGFLVARGFAVLVPERLGHGATGGRYAEDQGGCDEADYARAGRATAEEISLALDYLRKQDFIRKDAAVVIGHSAGGWGALALANGDPKEISAIIAFAPGRGGHANDEPNKICAPHTLLGAATEFGKAARIPVTSLVAANDSYFAPAFSKALADAFRSAGGKDDLRTLPAIGSEGHWMIETEAGVKAAGSELARALNLLAPGATKKR; encoded by the coding sequence ATGCGGCTCTTCAACGCGCTTGCGTTCCTGCCTCTGCTGGTTCTGCTGACTGCGTCGCCTGTGTGCGCGGGGGTCACGTTTGGGCCATCGGAACCAGAGGGTGAGCCGTTACGCCGGCAGGAATGGCGCGTGCCGTCGCCGGACACCGACATTGCCGCGCGTGCGTTGTTGTTTCGTCCCGCCGGCGCGGGTCCGTTCCGGCTTGCAGTGATCGCGCATGCGTCGACGCAGAACGTGCTCCGTCGCGCGCAGATGCCGCAGCCGGAATATCGCGCACTCGCAGGGTTTCTCGTCGCACGCGGCTTCGCCGTGCTGGTGCCGGAGCGCCTCGGCCATGGTGCGACCGGCGGCCGCTATGCCGAGGACCAGGGCGGTTGCGACGAGGCGGATTATGCACGCGCAGGCCGCGCCACGGCGGAAGAAATTTCGCTCGCGCTGGACTATCTGCGGAAGCAGGATTTTATTCGCAAGGATGCCGCCGTCGTGATCGGACATTCAGCAGGTGGCTGGGGCGCGCTGGCGCTGGCGAATGGCGATCCGAAAGAGATTTCAGCCATTATTGCATTTGCGCCCGGACGTGGCGGCCACGCCAACGACGAACCGAACAAGATCTGTGCGCCCCATACGCTGCTTGGCGCGGCTACCGAATTCGGCAAGGCGGCGCGTATTCCCGTAACATCATTGGTCGCAGCCAATGACAGCTATTTCGCGCCGGCGTTTTCGAAGGCACTCGCGGATGCGTTCCGCAGCGCAGGCGGCAAGGATGATCTTCGCACGCTGCCGGCCATCGGCAGCGAGGGGCACTGGATGATCGAGACCGAGGCTGGCGTCAAAGCGGCAGGCAGCGAGCTCGCGCGGGCGCTGAACCTGCTAGCGCCCGGGGCGACCAAAAAGCGATGA
- a CDS encoding DUF2269 domain-containing protein, with translation MTLYFLVKYLHVLGAIVILGTGTGIAFFMLMAHRTGHAEFIARTASVVVIADAIFTLSAVILQPVTGGLLMILSATSITERWILVSLALYAVAGMFWIPVVFMQIEMRDLARKAAEQHVALPDRYFVLFRRWFAFGFPGFGASMLILWLMIAKPF, from the coding sequence ATGACGCTGTACTTCCTGGTCAAATATCTGCATGTGCTCGGCGCCATCGTCATCCTCGGCACCGGAACCGGTATCGCCTTCTTCATGCTGATGGCGCATCGCACCGGTCATGCGGAGTTCATCGCGCGCACGGCTTCGGTCGTGGTGATTGCCGACGCGATCTTCACGCTGTCGGCGGTGATCCTGCAGCCGGTCACGGGCGGATTGCTGATGATACTTTCGGCTACCTCGATCACTGAACGCTGGATCCTCGTCTCGCTCGCGCTCTACGCCGTCGCGGGAATGTTCTGGATTCCCGTCGTCTTCATGCAGATCGAGATGCGCGATCTCGCGCGCAAGGCCGCCGAGCAGCACGTCGCGTTGCCGGATCGCTACTTCGTGCTGTTCCGCCGCTGGTTTGCGTTTGGCTTCCCCGGCTTCGGCGCCTCGATGCTGATCCTCTGGCTGATGATCGCAAAACCATTTTGA